A window of Persicobacter psychrovividus genomic DNA:
TATGCATATGATCAGCATCACACTCCCATAATCCACCGGTTCCCTGCACACGGAATTCCAAAGAATAAGGGCGTGCCAAATTGGTATCATGCGTCAATAGGATGGTCTCCCCGTTGGTACATTTTATTTGAGAAGTGATGACATCTCCAAGTTTGAAATTAAGACTGGCATTTTTATGATTAGGCCCTCCTTCCGGATGCTTCATGATATAATCATGCAAACCGACGGCTTTACTTGCCATCGAAGAGATCGATTCAAATCGGTTTCCTCTGTTGATATTGGCATACATCGCTACCGGCCCCAGACCATGGGTAGGATACACATCGCCATTTTTCAACAATGAATGCTGCGTACGCCATTGTGCTTCGGAAGCGGCATTTTCACCAAACTCAACACCTGATACTCCCCACCATTTTTCTGGATCCTGAGAGTTGAATTTGATATGTCGAAGATCATGACAATAGCCACCACGGAAATGCACTAATTCTCCAAACATATTTTGACGCACCATATTCAATACCGCCATCACATCACGGCGATAATTCACATTTTCGAGAATCATACATGGCACCTTTGTTTCTTCGTAAGCATTGACCAAATCCCAACACTCTTCGATCGTCATCGCTGCTGAAACTTCCACCCCTGCGTAGGCTCCTGCTTTCATACATGCCACAGCCATTGGCGCATGCCAACGCCATGGAGTGGAGATAATCACTCCATCTAAGCCTTCTTTATCGAGCATGGTCTGAAAAGCGT
This region includes:
- a CDS encoding Gfo/Idh/MocA family protein, whose amino-acid sequence is MSSRRNFLKKAAMATTIGTVGLGTTTTVEAATLAASQRKKKKRGANDKPKIGLIGVGARGYGHLILALNDSEVDVTAICDLDPKACERAKKIVAEHQPSAKPTYYTGDEYAFQTMLDKEGLDGVIISTPWRWHAPMAVACMKAGAYAGVEVSAAMTIEECWDLVNAYEETKVPCMILENVNYRRDVMAVLNMVRQNMFGELVHFRGGYCHDLRHIKFNSQDPEKWWGVSGVEFGENAASEAQWRTQHSLLKNGDVYPTHGLGPVAMYANINRGNRFESISSMASKAVGLHDYIMKHPEGGPNHKNASLNFKLGDVITSQIKCTNGETILLTHDTNLARPYSLEFRVQGTGGLWECDADHMHIVGESKPHYWDSAKEWIEKYDHPIWKKYENDAKEAGHGGMDFFVIKAFLDSIKTQTQPPLDVYDAAAWSSVTPLSEASIAQGGTAQIFPDFTRGKWINRKPIYTEINENILG